Proteins found in one Bacillus subtilis subsp. subtilis str. 168 genomic segment:
- the fin gene encoding protein required for the switch from F to G during sporulation (anti sigma F) (Evidence 1a: Function from experimental evidences in the studied strain; PubMedId: 21037003, 28598017; Product type f: factor) produces the protein MALHYYCRHCGVKVGSLESSMVSTDSLGFQHLTNEERNDMISYKENGDVHVLTICEDCQEALDRNPHYHEYHTFIQ, from the coding sequence ATGGCTTTGCATTATTATTGTCGTCATTGCGGAGTGAAAGTAGGCAGTCTCGAATCTTCAATGGTATCGACAGACTCACTTGGATTTCAGCACTTAACAAATGAGGAAAGAAACGATATGATTTCTTATAAAGAAAATGGAGATGTCCATGTTTTGACGATATGTGAAGACTGCCAAGAGGCGCTTGACCGAAATCCGCATTACCACGAATATCACACATTTATTCAATAA
- the pth gene encoding peptidyl-tRNA hydrolase (Evidence 1a: Function from experimental evidences in the studied strain; PubMedId: 8635758, 12100553, 12682299; Product type e: enzyme), whose amino-acid sequence MLVIAGLGNPGKNYENTRHNVGFMVIDQLAKEWNIELNQNKFNGLYGTGFVSGKKVLLVKPLTYMNLSGECLRPLMDYYDVDNEDLTVIYDDLDLPTGKIRLRTKGSAGGHNGIKSLIQHLGTSEFDRIRIGIGRPVNGMKVVDYVLGSFTKEEAPEIEEAVDKSVKACEASLSKPFLEVMNEFNAKV is encoded by the coding sequence ATGCTTGTGATTGCCGGTCTCGGAAACCCGGGGAAGAACTATGAAAATACACGGCATAATGTCGGATTTATGGTGATAGATCAGCTTGCAAAGGAATGGAATATAGAGCTGAATCAAAATAAATTTAACGGATTATACGGAACCGGATTTGTTTCCGGCAAAAAGGTTCTACTTGTTAAACCGCTTACATATATGAATTTATCAGGAGAATGTTTGCGGCCTTTAATGGACTACTATGATGTCGATAACGAAGATTTGACAGTCATTTACGACGACCTTGACCTTCCGACTGGCAAGATCCGTTTAAGAACGAAAGGAAGCGCCGGAGGGCACAATGGCATCAAATCACTGATCCAGCATCTTGGAACGTCCGAGTTTGACCGTATCCGCATCGGAATCGGCCGGCCTGTAAACGGCATGAAGGTCGTTGATTATGTGTTAGGCTCCTTTACCAAGGAGGAGGCACCTGAGATCGAAGAAGCGGTTGATAAATCTGTGAAGGCTTGTGAGGCTTCTTTGAGTAAACCGTTTTTAGAAGTCATGAACGAATTTAACGCAAAGGTATAA